The Candidatus Methanoperedens sp. genome contains a region encoding:
- a CDS encoding Lrp/AsnC family transcriptional regulator, giving the protein MVIGVTLVNVVPGQEKAAYNELVKVKGIKDVYHVFGEYDFVVISNVEGLSALNKLVDTIRESENITATQTIVGAEL; this is encoded by the coding sequence TTGGTAATCGGAGTAACACTTGTGAATGTAGTACCGGGGCAGGAAAAAGCAGCTTATAATGAGCTTGTAAAAGTAAAAGGAATCAAAGACGTATATCATGTGTTCGGAGAATATGATTTTGTTGTCATAAGCAATGTTGAGGGACTGAGCGCATTAAACAAACTCGTTGATACGATAAGGGAAAGTGAAAACATCACGGCCACTCAAACAATAGTGGGTGCTGAACTCTAA
- a CDS encoding ATP-binding protein gives MQSHAYACSEIYQERFMIGIVNHSDEEGFSFISSERLPAGMFAFYLEGERKVLCRVKYGVPLKQYPQEFLMDMELSPDDVSAFYGFDLQDFKYYSYSTSVVGFFDASMGEFINPRTNPASGVKIDRAGEDVLKDISKVKAGDPGSALIGNVLGEKTGIVLSVRDIVSQHISVIASTGAGKSYTVGVLVEELLKPYNMAPVLIFDPHGEYSTLLEISNNAEFVTATYRPKVKIVKPKDIKIRISDLLISDFISIMDDGTMSDKMKTLFRSAFHSLKNNSKKQFIRNELKQEIEALRDKNNESTIEGINWRFGKLYAPIFDDFQTIPLADYFKVGQLTIMDVSGIEETFQQLIASVMLRRLFDAREGTENNRYNESHVDKFLPYPVFLVIEEAHRFAPQSGEAKSKSVLKTILSEGRKFGIGVCLVSQRPSKLDADSLSQCMTQITMRIVNPTDQQQIAQSIESASRDLIMELPSLAKGQAVISGVAINTPALVKIRKRLTSDTKGRSKDAPAIWAAERKYEEKHRAPEVRADEEMDVGV, from the coding sequence ATGCAAAGCCATGCTTACGCTTGTTCGGAAATATATCAAGAGAGATTTATGATCGGGATTGTCAATCATTCGGATGAAGAGGGATTTTCATTCATTTCAAGCGAGCGGCTCCCTGCAGGGATGTTCGCATTCTATCTTGAAGGAGAAAGAAAGGTCCTGTGCAGGGTGAAATATGGAGTGCCCCTCAAACAGTATCCGCAGGAATTCCTTATGGATATGGAGCTTTCTCCTGATGACGTTTCGGCGTTTTATGGGTTTGATCTCCAGGATTTCAAATATTATTCATATTCAACATCAGTCGTTGGGTTTTTTGATGCATCGATGGGTGAATTCATAAATCCCAGGACAAATCCTGCCAGCGGCGTGAAAATCGACCGCGCGGGCGAGGATGTCCTGAAAGATATAAGTAAAGTAAAAGCAGGAGATCCCGGTTCTGCACTGATCGGGAACGTGCTTGGTGAAAAGACAGGGATCGTTTTATCCGTACGTGATATTGTGAGCCAGCATATATCGGTGATAGCATCCACAGGCGCGGGGAAATCATATACTGTCGGCGTTCTGGTCGAAGAACTGTTGAAGCCTTATAACATGGCCCCTGTTCTTATTTTTGATCCTCACGGGGAATACTCCACGCTTCTTGAAATTTCAAACAACGCAGAATTTGTGACTGCAACTTACCGCCCGAAAGTAAAGATAGTTAAACCAAAAGATATAAAGATCAGGATAAGCGACCTCCTTATCAGTGATTTTATCAGCATTATGGATGACGGTACGATGTCTGATAAAATGAAGACACTGTTCCGTTCGGCTTTTCATAGCCTGAAGAATAATAGTAAGAAACAGTTCATCCGCAATGAATTGAAACAGGAGATAGAGGCTCTCCGGGATAAGAATAACGAGTCCACGATCGAAGGCATCAACTGGAGGTTCGGGAAACTGTACGCACCCATTTTCGATGATTTCCAGACAATCCCCCTTGCCGATTATTTCAAAGTGGGTCAGCTCACAATAATGGATGTTTCAGGAATTGAAGAGACATTCCAGCAATTGATCGCCTCGGTAATGCTGCGCCGCCTGTTCGATGCGCGCGAAGGCACAGAGAATAACAGGTACAATGAATCCCATGTGGATAAATTCCTCCCCTATCCTGTCTTTCTGGTGATCGAGGAAGCTCACAGGTTCGCTCCGCAAAGCGGCGAAGCAAAATCCAAGAGCGTCTTAAAGACCATTCTTTCCGAAGGCAGGAAGTTCGGGATAGGCGTATGTCTCGTATCACAGCGCCCCAGCAAACTGGATGCGGATTCCCTGTCGCAATGCATGACCCAGATAACGATGCGAATCGTAAATCCCACAGACCAGCAGCAGATAGCCCAGAGCATTGAATCCGCAAGCAGGGACCTGATCATGGAGCTGCCATCCCTTGCAAAAGGCCAGGCGGTCATTTCAGGGGTGGCGATAAATACGCCTGCGCTGGTTAAGATTCGAAAGAGACTCACGAGTGATACGAAAGGGAGGAGCAAGGATGCACCGGCTATCTGGGCGGCAGAAAGGAAGTATGAGGAAAAGCACAGGGCGCCGGAAGTGAGGGCGGATGAGGAGATGGATGTGGGGGTGTAA
- a CDS encoding DUF1646 domain-containing protein — protein sequence MELPPKDMTLSAGLFVIFLIVLLGPFLVKKIEHNLEAFLFSMGILAVTLDHFLLKVSSVAADEIAPGWNLTLIEKAIVDPIEITLAVLIAGLLFHYGRKSLKGFTDSILEKVPLKVFVFLIVVILGILSSIVTAIIAALLLVELVSALKLNRKTEINLVIIACFAIGLGAALTPVGEPLSTIVIKTKLQEDFWFLFDQIGKYIIPGVLALGILSIFFVGKKEKAKDSLEAAEEKETLKDVGIRAFKVYIFVMALVFLGIGFTPIIEWYIKALSPEILYWVNSVSAILDNATLASAEITKGMATLQINAALMGLLIAGGMLIPGNIPNIISANKLGITSKEWAKLGVPLGIVIMVVYYVILFVLKI from the coding sequence ATGGAACTACCACCAAAGGATATGACACTTTCAGCAGGTTTGTTTGTCATATTCCTGATAGTATTATTAGGACCGTTTTTAGTTAAAAAAATTGAACATAATCTTGAAGCATTCCTGTTTTCCATGGGTATCCTTGCGGTTACACTGGATCACTTTTTATTGAAAGTATCTTCGGTAGCAGCAGATGAGATCGCACCCGGTTGGAACCTGACACTTATTGAAAAAGCAATTGTTGACCCGATAGAGATCACACTGGCCGTTCTGATAGCAGGATTGTTATTCCATTATGGTCGCAAAAGTCTCAAGGGTTTTACGGATTCTATACTTGAAAAGGTACCTTTAAAAGTTTTCGTGTTCCTGATCGTAGTTATACTTGGAATTTTATCAAGCATTGTAACAGCGATTATTGCTGCATTGCTCTTAGTTGAACTGGTCAGCGCCTTGAAGTTGAACCGCAAAACCGAGATCAATCTTGTGATTATCGCCTGTTTTGCAATTGGTCTTGGGGCTGCACTTACTCCTGTTGGCGAGCCGTTGTCCACAATTGTGATAAAGACAAAATTGCAGGAAGACTTCTGGTTCTTGTTTGATCAGATCGGAAAATATATCATTCCGGGAGTACTTGCCCTGGGAATTCTCAGCATTTTCTTTGTCGGGAAAAAAGAAAAAGCAAAAGATTCATTGGAAGCTGCAGAAGAAAAAGAAACCTTGAAAGATGTCGGGATTCGGGCATTCAAAGTGTATATCTTTGTAATGGCGCTTGTTTTCCTTGGAATCGGGTTTACCCCAATAATTGAATGGTACATTAAAGCGCTGTCACCTGAAATCCTGTACTGGGTCAATTCAGTTTCAGCAATATTGGATAATGCCACACTTGCTTCAGCCGAGATAACAAAAGGCATGGCGACCTTGCAGATCAATGCCGCACTTATGGGACTTTTGATCGCAGGAGGTATGCTTATACCGGGGAACATTCCCAATATCATATCAGCAAATAAGCTGGGTATAACCAGCAAAGAATGGGCAAAACTTGGTGTGCCGCTTGGCATAGTTATAATGGTTGTTTACTATGTCATCCTGTTTGTCCTGAAAATTTAA
- a CDS encoding radical SAM protein yields the protein MRSTKSVCPECLKVIDASIIEENGKMVLEKTCTKHGHFKDIYWSDPEQFRRFEHYWHDGGGVMNPNGPDGNCPQSCGICTSHKTTTILANIDVTNRCNQACPVCFANASASGYLYEPALSQIRAMMQTLRNEKPVPCPAVQFAGGEPTMREDIVEIVKMAREFNFTQVQMATNGIKLSRSLELCRQLNDAGLHTVYLQFDGVTEEPYIKNRGFNALPIKLKAIENCRKGGLTSVSLVPTLAKGVNDMQVGDIIRFAVKNMDTVKGINFQPISFTGRIHKEERMEKRITISDLFRLIDEQTGGAITADDFYPVPFVVPISHFVAAEERIPNIEFTVHPHCGTGTYIYIENGKIIPITRFIDVEGLLEYIDDLALNGDKWIGKSLGKIKRIGSLISALPRYIDASKAPKSIDVKKLFIDVLKEGTGEATKEFHRHTLFIGSMHFMDLYNMDLERIKRCGVHYATPDGRIIPFCTYNTIHRAQVEKKFSTPLLRVRA from the coding sequence ATGAGATCAACAAAATCGGTGTGCCCTGAGTGTCTTAAAGTTATCGATGCTTCGATAATTGAAGAGAATGGAAAAATGGTTCTTGAAAAAACGTGCACAAAGCACGGTCATTTCAAGGATATCTACTGGTCTGATCCGGAGCAGTTCAGACGTTTTGAACATTACTGGCATGATGGTGGCGGTGTAATGAATCCAAACGGACCTGATGGGAATTGCCCCCAGTCATGCGGGATATGCACGTCTCATAAAACAACTACAATTCTTGCCAATATTGATGTAACAAACCGCTGCAACCAGGCATGCCCTGTATGTTTTGCCAATGCTTCAGCATCAGGTTATCTTTATGAACCAGCGCTATCCCAGATCAGGGCAATGATGCAGACGCTTCGAAATGAAAAGCCAGTTCCCTGCCCTGCTGTCCAGTTCGCAGGAGGTGAGCCCACGATGCGCGAGGATATTGTGGAGATCGTGAAGATGGCCCGTGAATTTAATTTTACGCAGGTTCAGATGGCAACAAATGGGATTAAGCTTTCAAGGAGCCTGGAATTATGCAGGCAATTAAACGATGCAGGTCTTCATACTGTTTACCTGCAATTTGACGGGGTGACCGAAGAACCCTATATCAAGAACCGGGGTTTCAATGCGCTCCCGATAAAACTCAAAGCTATCGAGAATTGCAGAAAAGGGGGGCTTACCAGCGTTTCTCTTGTGCCCACACTTGCAAAAGGTGTAAACGATATGCAGGTAGGCGATATTATCCGCTTTGCAGTAAAGAATATGGACACTGTAAAAGGAATCAATTTCCAGCCAATTTCATTTACAGGAAGGATACATAAAGAAGAGAGGATGGAAAAGAGGATTACTATTTCGGACTTATTCAGATTGATTGATGAACAGACAGGAGGGGCGATTACTGCGGATGATTTCTATCCGGTACCCTTTGTGGTTCCGATTTCTCATTTTGTGGCTGCAGAAGAAAGAATCCCGAATATTGAATTTACGGTTCATCCGCATTGCGGAACAGGCACATATATTTACATTGAAAACGGGAAAATAATTCCTATAACCCGCTTTATTGATGTGGAAGGGCTTCTTGAATACATTGATGACCTGGCCTTAAATGGAGATAAATGGATTGGCAAGTCTCTTGGAAAAATAAAAAGGATAGGAAGTCTTATATCAGCATTACCCAGATACATTGATGCCTCAAAGGCGCCAAAATCGATCGATGTGAAAAAATTATTTATCGATGTCCTGAAGGAAGGAACAGGGGAAGCTACCAAGGAATTCCACAGGCATACTCTTTTTATCGGCTCAATGCATTTCATGGATCTGTATAATATGGATCTTGAGAGGATCAAGAGATGCGGGGTTCATTATGCAACACCTGATGGAAGGATAATCCCTTTCTGTACTTATAATACCATCCACAGGGCACAGGTGGAGAAAAAATTCTCAACACCATTATTAAGGGTAAGAGCATGA
- a CDS encoding radical SAM protein, translating into MSDPVYLSRYLKVVRNKLPSHFLISQSIHVDFSRDSDIHELWRLHEGAMKSFQERLDNINSVEELLPRAASSLLDLKVAIADKILRDCCFCERRCGINRKKKETGYCKMDAVSRYSAEFLHHGEEPELVPSHTIFFTGCNFSCVYCQNWQISTAPKRGIPILPEELAHRITLQRAYGSRNVNFVTPTPHTHTILKILNALKINVPVVWNSNMYYSSEVAKLLEGVVDVYLGDFRYGNDECALKYSNIPDYWSVVTRNFKTAYIRGEILLRHLVIPNNIECCTRPVIEWTKENIPKIRFNLMFQYSAHYRANEFPQINRALTGEECRKAVDILKKSGLADVIV; encoded by the coding sequence ATTTCAGACCCTGTTTATCTTAGCAGGTACCTGAAAGTGGTGAGAAATAAACTACCATCCCATTTCCTTATTTCACAATCCATACATGTTGATTTCAGCCGGGATTCGGATATTCATGAGCTATGGAGATTACATGAAGGGGCCATGAAATCATTCCAGGAAAGATTAGATAATATAAACTCTGTCGAAGAACTTCTTCCGCGTGCAGCATCTTCTCTTCTTGACCTGAAAGTTGCTATTGCCGATAAAATTCTCCGGGATTGCTGTTTCTGTGAACGCAGGTGCGGAATAAACCGGAAAAAGAAGGAAACAGGATATTGCAAGATGGATGCTGTCTCCCGATATTCTGCCGAGTTCCTGCATCATGGTGAAGAACCGGAACTGGTGCCTTCACATACGATATTTTTTACGGGCTGCAATTTTTCCTGCGTCTATTGCCAGAACTGGCAGATCTCGACAGCGCCGAAAAGAGGTATTCCAATATTGCCAGAAGAACTTGCACACAGGATAACATTGCAGCGGGCATACGGTTCAAGAAATGTAAATTTCGTAACGCCCACGCCGCATACCCATACGATCCTGAAAATCCTGAATGCGCTAAAGATCAATGTTCCTGTTGTATGGAACTCCAACATGTATTATTCCAGCGAGGTCGCAAAGCTCCTTGAGGGTGTGGTAGATGTGTATCTCGGGGATTTTCGATATGGGAATGATGAGTGCGCCCTGAAATATTCAAATATTCCTGATTACTGGTCTGTTGTCACACGAAATTTCAAGACCGCGTATATCAGGGGTGAAATACTGCTGCGCCATCTTGTTATTCCAAACAATATCGAGTGCTGTACAAGACCTGTCATTGAATGGACAAAAGAGAATATCCCGAAGATAAGGTTTAACCTGATGTTCCAGTATTCTGCACATTACAGGGCAAATGAATTTCCTCAGATCAACAGGGCGCTGACAGGTGAGGAATGCCGGAAAGCGGTTGATATTTTGAAAAAATCGGGACTTGCGGATGTAATTGTTTAA
- a CDS encoding potassium transporter KefB has product MSELGFLRDFVIIFSAAIAINFLFYRLRIAPIVGYLIAGVLLGPSMLGIIYDVELIEILAEVGVILLLFLIGIEFSIEELFRINRSVFLGGFIQVFLTTVVVLLISLSFGISIEKGIFMGLLVAMSSTAIVFKVLSDRGEMDSPQGRISAGILIFQDLSVVVLVLILPMLAGRSGFSAFNVLSNLFWAFSIMGIVIVVARFVVPLILNNVVQTHSRELFLISIVLICIGTAWLTSLVGLSLALGAFLAGLVISESQYGHQAFSEILPLKDIFVILFFVSIGMLLDINSVIRNPLYVLLGVLAILVIKFIVGMLVPVVLGYPLRIGVLVGVILSQIGEFSFVLSKEGINLGLLSGDDYQVFLASSIITMMFTPFMIQGSGRFSEYFERLPISNTLKFGRFHENVLKKPELKNHVIVVGFGLNGRNVSRVLSASGIPFAVLEMNPETVRNEKKRGVPIFYGDASKEAVLAHVNLIGALSIVIAISDASATRRIVELARRINPQVYIIARTRYTKEVNPLYSLGANDVIPEEFETSIEIISRVLHRYFIPVNEIDKHISEIRKGGYGIFRNQEQKYTVFPELKQQLPDIDIETVRIEETSQLAGKTLAEVGLRKNYGVMVLAIKRGRETITNPTGDIRLDAQDIVILIGTRDSITKVSSIVLASAE; this is encoded by the coding sequence ATGAGCGAACTTGGTTTCTTGAGGGATTTTGTCATTATTTTTAGTGCTGCTATAGCTATTAATTTTTTGTTCTATCGTCTTCGCATTGCCCCAATTGTAGGTTATTTGATCGCAGGAGTACTGCTTGGTCCTTCGATGCTTGGCATCATATATGATGTGGAACTGATCGAAATTCTGGCTGAAGTCGGTGTAATTCTATTATTGTTTTTGATCGGTATTGAATTCTCGATTGAAGAACTTTTCAGGATCAATCGTTCGGTGTTTCTTGGCGGATTTATCCAGGTCTTTTTAACTACTGTAGTGGTTCTGTTAATTTCTCTTTCCTTCGGTATTTCCATTGAAAAAGGTATTTTTATGGGCCTTCTGGTTGCAATGAGCAGCACAGCTATTGTATTTAAAGTTCTCTCAGACCGTGGTGAGATGGACTCTCCGCAGGGCCGGATTTCGGCAGGGATCCTGATATTTCAGGACCTCAGCGTTGTAGTATTAGTTTTGATTTTGCCAATGCTGGCAGGAAGATCCGGTTTTTCTGCTTTTAATGTTTTATCAAATCTTTTCTGGGCATTTTCTATAATGGGCATTGTTATCGTAGTAGCCAGGTTTGTTGTTCCTTTAATACTGAACAATGTAGTACAGACACACAGCCGTGAGTTATTTTTGATCAGCATTGTCCTGATCTGCATAGGAACTGCATGGCTAACATCGCTTGTGGGTTTATCGCTGGCACTTGGAGCTTTTCTTGCAGGTCTTGTGATCTCTGAATCGCAGTACGGGCACCAGGCATTCAGTGAGATACTTCCTCTTAAGGATATTTTCGTTATTCTTTTCTTTGTTTCAATTGGTATGCTGCTGGATATAAATTCTGTAATTCGCAATCCACTTTATGTACTTCTGGGGGTGCTTGCAATTCTTGTGATCAAATTTATTGTTGGGATGCTTGTACCTGTTGTGCTGGGTTACCCGCTCAGGATAGGAGTACTTGTCGGAGTAATCCTTTCCCAGATAGGTGAATTCTCTTTTGTACTCTCAAAGGAAGGGATAAATCTTGGTTTACTTTCAGGCGATGATTACCAGGTTTTTCTGGCATCTTCGATCATTACAATGATGTTCACCCCATTTATGATACAGGGAAGCGGCAGGTTTTCAGAATATTTTGAACGTCTGCCAATATCCAATACCCTGAAGTTCGGGCGCTTCCATGAAAATGTCCTCAAGAAACCAGAGCTAAAAAACCATGTTATTGTTGTGGGTTTTGGCTTAAACGGGAGGAATGTTTCAAGAGTTTTATCGGCATCCGGGATTCCCTTTGCTGTTCTGGAGATGAATCCTGAAACTGTGCGAAATGAAAAAAAACGAGGTGTTCCAATATTTTATGGTGATGCTTCCAAAGAGGCGGTACTTGCGCATGTTAATTTAATTGGCGCGTTGTCTATCGTAATTGCTATTTCTGATGCCTCTGCCACGCGAAGGATAGTAGAACTGGCAAGGAGGATTAATCCCCAGGTGTACATCATTGCAAGAACCCGTTATACAAAAGAAGTAAATCCGTTGTATTCTCTTGGTGCAAATGATGTCATACCTGAAGAGTTTGAAACCTCGATTGAGATCATTTCAAGGGTGCTGCATCGGTATTTTATTCCTGTGAACGAGATAGATAAGCATATCAGTGAAATCCGCAAAGGTGGTTACGGGATATTTCGCAATCAGGAGCAAAAATATACTGTATTTCCGGAATTGAAACAACAATTGCCTGATATTGACATCGAGACCGTCAGAATAGAAGAAACTTCACAGTTGGCAGGAAAGACCCTGGCAGAGGTTGGTTTAAGAAAGAATTATGGGGTTATGGTACTGGCAATAAAGCGCGGAAGAGAAACTATAACCAATCCTACCGGTGATATTCGATTGGATGCTCAGGATATTGTTATTTTGATCGGGACAAGGGACAGTATCACAAAAGTTTCTTCAATAGTTTTGGCATCGGCTGAATAG
- a CDS encoding DNA double-strand break repair nuclease NurA translates to MLDLKNISLQFDEKLSAIKSYDAELSELTREYRTELDKLNIINMGLNKNLPSYSGAKLLEPGKLIHPFPFNWENRKDAMVWVDSVLSGIPVGAVDGSQIYSDKNYEIPLAVIQVSRIFNRHTENMDYKQETDAIIITPDEFEEASVYSFGSEYVDARRFSMECDGIARLMNEYESIFILLDGALILSHINVLNKNTREIYIKSIMKLFETSEKTGNPVIGFIDTTMPRDITLMMHFLFGLRKSKLSDTHLFSNMLWGERTAAFLCDRDDRRGDEAKSVLDNYGRFNKDIAFFYMRTGNGLPARVEFPAWVQKENMVDKIADLIRAECIIRGNYPDIVMRAHDAAVIRTNEHELFYGMLENFCKVHGIKIHRSEKDFHKSHK, encoded by the coding sequence ATGCTCGACTTAAAAAATATCTCCCTTCAGTTCGATGAGAAGCTTTCCGCAATAAAATCCTATGATGCCGAACTCTCCGAATTGACCAGGGAATACAGGACCGAACTTGATAAATTGAACATAATCAACATGGGGCTTAATAAGAACCTTCCGTCTTACAGTGGCGCGAAGCTTCTTGAGCCGGGAAAACTCATTCATCCATTCCCATTCAACTGGGAAAACCGCAAGGATGCGATGGTATGGGTTGATTCTGTGCTGTCAGGTATTCCTGTTGGGGCTGTGGATGGGAGCCAGATATATTCGGATAAGAATTATGAGATACCCCTTGCTGTTATTCAGGTTTCACGTATTTTTAACAGGCACACGGAAAATATGGATTATAAGCAGGAAACTGATGCAATTATAATCACGCCGGATGAGTTTGAAGAGGCAAGCGTTTATTCCTTCGGAAGCGAATACGTCGATGCGCGCCGTTTTTCCATGGAATGCGATGGGATTGCCCGCCTGATGAATGAATATGAAAGTATCTTTATACTGCTTGATGGAGCGCTTATTCTTTCGCATATTAACGTTCTGAACAAAAATACGAGGGAAATTTATATAAAATCAATAATGAAACTGTTTGAAACTTCGGAAAAAACCGGAAATCCCGTGATCGGTTTTATTGATACTACCATGCCGCGGGACATTACGCTTATGATGCATTTCCTTTTCGGTTTGAGGAAAAGTAAACTTTCAGATACGCATCTTTTTTCAAATATGTTATGGGGAGAGCGGACAGCGGCTTTTCTCTGTGACCGCGATGACAGGCGCGGCGATGAGGCAAAATCCGTTCTTGATAATTACGGAAGATTCAATAAGGACATCGCTTTTTTTTACATGAGGACAGGCAATGGTCTTCCCGCACGTGTGGAATTTCCTGCATGGGTCCAGAAAGAAAATATGGTTGATAAGATCGCAGACCTTATCAGGGCAGAATGTATCATTCGCGGCAATTATCCCGATATAGTGATGCGGGCGCATGATGCGGCGGTGATAAGGACGAACGAGCATGAGCTTTTTTACGGGATGCTTGAGAATTTTTGTAAGGTTCATGGGATAAAGATACATAGAAGTGAAAAGGATTTTCATAAAAGTCATAAATAA